One window from the genome of Sus scrofa isolate TJ Tabasco breed Duroc unplaced genomic scaffold, Sscrofa11.1 Contig61, whole genome shotgun sequence encodes:
- the LOC110258994 gene encoding olfactory receptor 2H2-like, whose protein sequence is MKGTNFSTPAGFVLLGFSDQPRLEMVLLLVVSVTYTLTLTGNTVIILASYLCPKLHTPMYFFLSNLSFLDLCFTTSIVPQMLWNLRGPAKTISYAGCVLQLYVALGLGSTECVLLAVMAYDRFSAICRPLHYDVIMHPKLLQQLAALAWISGFVEATVQTILVFQLSLCSHHRVDDFVCEVPALIKSACVNTSFLENELAVASVLYVAVPLGLILVSYGGIVRSVLRIKSAQGRRKACGTCGSHLLVVVLFFGSIISVYIQPKSKYTQNHSKFLTLFYTVVTPALNTLIYTLRNKEVKWALRGLLRRVPR, encoded by the coding sequence ATGAAAGGGACAAATTTTAGCACTCCTGCAGGTTTCGTCTTACTGGGCTTTTCTGACCAGCCCCGGCTGGAGATGGTTCTCCTTCTGGTCGTCTCTGTCACGTACACTCTGACACTGACGGGGAACACGGTGATCATACTGGCCTCATACTTGTGCCCCAaactccacacacccatgtatttcttcctctccaatctcTCCTTCCTGGACCTCTGTTTCACTACCAGTATTGTCCCACAAATGCTTTGGAATCTCAGGGGGCCTGCGAAGACCATCAGCTACGCTGGTTGTGTGCTCCAGCTCTACGTTGCTTTGGGGCTGGGCTCCACGGAGTGCGTCCTCCTGGCCGttatggcctatgaccgcttcaGTGCCATCTGTCGGCCCCTCCACTATGACGTTATCATGCACCCCAAGCTTCTCCAGCAGCTAGCAGctctggcctggatcagtggttTCGTGGAGGCCACAGTTCAGACCATCCTGGTTTTCCAGTTGTCTCTCTGCAGCCACCACAGGGTGGATGATTTCGTGTGTGAGGTGCCGGCCCTGATTAAAAGCGCCTGTGTGAACACAAGCTTCCTGGAAAACGAGCTCGCTGTAGCCAGTGTCCTCTATGTTGCTGTACCTCTGGGGCTTATTCTGGTCTCTTACGGCGGGATTGTTAGGAGCGTGCTGAGGATAAAATCTGCCCAAGGCAGGAGGAAAGCATGTGGGACCTGTGGGTCCCACCTGCTTGTTGTGGTTTTGTTCTTTGGAAGCATCATTTCCGTCTACATCCAACCCAAGAGCAAATACACACAGAATCACAGTAAATTCCTCACCCTCTTCTACACTGTGGTGACACCCGCACTTAATACTTTGATCTACACCTTGAGAAACAAAGAGGTTAAGTGGGCGCTAAGAGGATTACTGAGAAGAGTTCCACGTTAG
- the LOC110258995 gene encoding olfactory receptor 2G6-like — protein sequence MYLQLMEQNNETSGGDFILLGFSDQPQLEVLLFVVVLISYLLTLLGNTAIILVSCLDCRLHTPMYFFLTNLSSLDLCLTTSIVPQLLWNLKGPAKTITPVGCAIQLYVSLSLGSTECVLLTIMAFDRYVAVCRPLNYTSIMHPSFCKALAGVAWLSGVGNTLIQGTITLRLPRCGHRHLHHFFCEVPAMVKLACVDIQANEVQLFVATLVLLLLPVALILVSYGFIVQAVMKIKSVQAWRKALGTCGSHLLVVFLFFGPSSAIYIQPKRSYGRSQGKFLTLFYTVVTPTLNPLIYTLRNKDVKGALRRLLRRGQSS from the exons ATGTATCTACA ACTAATGGAACAAAACAATGAAACCTCTGGGGGagattttattttgcttggaTTCTCAGACCAGCCTCAATTGGAGGTCCTCCTTTTCGTGGTGGTGTTGATATCCTATCTTTTGACCCTCCTGGGCAACACAGCCATCATCCTGGTCTCCTGCCTGGACTGCAGACTTCACACacctatgtatttcttcctcacaaATCTCTCCTCTCTTGACCTTTGCCTCACCACCAGCATCGTCCCCCAGCTCCTCTGGAACCTGAAGGGACCAGCCAAGACCATCACGCCAGTGGGCTGTGCCATACAACTCTATGTGTCCCTGTCCCTGGGCTCCACTGAGTGTGTTCTCCTTACCATCATGGCATTTGACCGCTACGTGGCAGTCTGCAGACCTCTTAATTACACTAGCATCATGCACCCATCATTTTGCAAGGCCTTAGCAGGAgtagcatggctcagtggagtaGGAAACACTCTCATCCAAGGAACCATCACCCTTCGGCTTCCTCGATGTGGACATCGCCACCtgcaccacttcttctgtgaagtGCCCGCCATGGTCAAGTTGGCCTGCGTGGACATCCAAGCAAATGAAGTCCAGCTTTTTGTGGCCACGTTagtcctccttcttcttcctgtgGCATTGATATTGGTCTCCTACGGATTCATTGTCCAAGCCGTGATGAAAATTAAGTCCGTCCAAGCTTGGCGCAAGGCTCTCGGGACCTGTGGTTCCCATCTACTGGTGGTGTTCCTCTTCTTTGGGCCCAGCTCGGCCATATACATTCAACCAAAGAGATCCTATGGCCGAAGTCAGGGCAAGTTCCTTACACTCTTTTATACTGTTGTCACCCCCACACTCAACCCCCTGATATATACTCTGCGGAACAAGGATGTGAAGGGAGCCCTGAGAAGACTGCTGAGAAGAGGACAAAGTTCCTAA
- the LOC100155347 gene encoding olfactory receptor 2G3-like — protein MSLHVPFFLYSVWPFMSFAAASEGDCRDLFSRARVMGTNSSTVEDNIILVGFSDQPSLEKILFGVVLASYLLTLVGNTIIILIASIDPNLKTPMYFFLTHLSLVDICLTTSIVPQLLWNLRGPAKTITALGCAVQLYVSLALGSTECVLLAVMAFDRHAAVCKPLHYAAVMNPRLCQALAGVAWLSGVGNALIQSTVTLWLPRCGHRRLHHFFCEVPSMIKLACVDIHTNEVQLFIASLVLLLLPLALILTSYGHIVKAVTRIKSVQAWRKALGTCGSHVMVVSLFYGTITAVYIQPNSSYAHTSGKFISLIYTVLTPTLNPLIYTLRNKDVKGAMRRLFHRDLGS, from the exons ATGAGCCTTCACGTGCCTTTCTTTCTGTACAGTGTCTGGCCCTTCATGTCCTTTGCCGCAGCTTCTGAAGGAGACTGCCGAGATTTATTCTCCCGGGCACG GGTGATGGGCACGAACAGTAGCACTGTTGAAGACAACATCATCCTGGTGGGCTTCTCGGATCAGCCCAGCCTGGAAAAGATACTCTTCGGGGTTGTTTTGGCATCATACCTCCTGACTCTGGTGGGAAACACAATCATCATTCTGATCGCTTCCATTGACCCTAATCTCAaaacacccatgtactttttcctcaccCACCTCTCCCTAGTTGATATCTGCCTTACCACCAGTATTGTCCCCCAGCTGCTGTGGAACCTCAGGGGACCAGCCAAGACCATAACCGCCCTGGGCTGTGCTGTCCAGCTCTATGTCTCCCTGGCTTTGGGCTCCACTGAGTGTGTTCTCCTGGCTGTCATGGCTTTTGACCGCCATGCTGCCGTTTGCAAACCTCTCCACTATGCAGCTGTGATGAACCCAcggctgtgccaggccctggcaggGGTTGCATGGCTGAGTGGAGTAGGAAACGCTCTCATCCAGAGCACTGTCACCCTCTGGCTGCCTCGCTGTGGACACCGGCGGctccatcatttcttctgtgaggtGCCTTCCATGATTAAGCTTGCATGTGTGGACATCCACACCAATGAGGTCCAGCTATTCATtgcatccctggtcttgctcctcTTGCCCTTAGCACTGATACTGACGTCCTATGGACACATCGTCAAGGCAGTTACTAGGATCAAGTCAGTCCAGGCCTGGCGCAAAGCCCTGGGGACATGTGGATCCCACGTGATGGTAGTGTCCCTCTTCTATGGGACCATCACCGCAGTGTACATCCAGCCCAACAGCTCTTACGCCCATACTTCTGGGAAATTCATCTCCCTCATCTACACGGTGCTGACTCCAACCCTCAACCCTCTCATCTACACACTGAGGAATAAAGATGTGAAAGGAGCTATGAGAAGACTATTTCATAGGGACTTGGGctcataa
- the LOC100152090 gene encoding olfactory receptor 10C1-like, with the protein MSLNCSLWQDNSMSVKRFAFARFSEVTEQCFLLFTLILLMFLASLTGNALIATAIWTNPVLHTPMYFFLANLSLLEIGYTCSVIPKMLQSLVSEARGISREGCATQMFFFLLLGTSECCLLAAMAFDRYMAICSPLHYATRMSRGVCVHLAMVSWGVGCMVGLGQTNYIFSLDFCGPCEIDHFFCDLLPILALACGDTSHTEAAVFVAAILCVSSPFLLIIASYGRILAAVLSMPSPEGRRKALSTCSSHLLVVTLFYGSASVTYLRPKASHSPGIDKLLALFYTVVTSMLNPIIYSLRNKEVKAALRRTLVSLIEPMCNFSLQFVFIEPAKLQGSFQNDRRCQIVCQLTFPDGLCQSIRAPNLILLMHVFLKFPLTASLA; encoded by the exons ATGAGCCTCAACTGTTCCTTGTGGCAGGACAATAGCATGTCTGTGAAACGCTTTGCCTTTGCCAGATTCTCCGAGGTCACTGAacagtgtttccttttgtttaccCTCATCCTGCTCATGTTCTTAGCATCACTGACGGGCAATGCTCTCATAGCCACTGCCATCTGGACCAACCCagtcctccacacccccatgtacttcttcctggccaaCCTGTCTCTCTTGGAGATTGGCTACACATGCTCTGTCatacccaagatgctgcagagccTTGTGAGCGAGGCCCGAGGAATCTCTCGGGAGGGGTGTGCTacacagatgtttttctttttgttacttgGTACCAGCGAGTGCTGTCTCTTGGCCGCCATGGCTTTTGACCGCTATATGGCCATATGCTCCCCACTTCACTATGCAACACGAATGAGTCGTGGAGTGTGTGTCcatttggcaatggtttcttggGGAGTGGGCTGCATGGTGGGCTTGGGCCAGACCAACTATATTTTCTCCCTGGACTTCTGTGGCCCCTGTGAAAtagaccacttcttctgtgacctcctCCCTATCCTGGCACTTGCCTGTGGGGATACCTCCCATACTGAGGCTGCAGTCTTTGTTGCAGCCATTCTCTGTGTTTCCAGCCCATTTTTACTCATCATTGCTTCTTATGGCAGAATTCTAGCTGCCGTGCTCAGCATGCCCTCACCTGAGGGTCGCCGAAAAGCTCtttccacctgttcttcccacttaCTTGTAGTAACACTCTTCTATGGCTCAGCATCTGTCACCTACTTGAGACCCAAGGCTAGCCATTCACCAGGAATAGATAAACTCCTAGCCCTCTTCTATACCGTGGTGACATCCATGCTCAACCCCATCATCTATAGTTTACGGAACAAGGAAGTCAAGGCAGCTCTTAGGCGAACTCTAG TTTCATTAATAGAGCCCATGTGTAACTTTTCTCTACAGTTTGTATTCATAGAGCCCGCAAAACTGCAAGGCTCATTTCAGAATGATAGACGATGTCAAATAGTCTGTCAGCTCACTTTTCCTGACGGGCTTTGCCAGAGCATTCGTGCTCCAAACTTGATTCTCCTCATGCATGTCTTCCTGAAATTTCCCCTCACAGCCAGCCTGGCTTAG